The sequence below is a genomic window from Zygosaccharomyces rouxii strain CBS732 chromosome D complete sequence.
ATGCCATTAGAGAAAATATAGAATTGTCACCATTGGCAGTATCCAGTTTTGTCAGACAGGAATTGGCAAAATCTATTAGATCAAGGAAGCCATACCAAGTAAATGTATTGATTGGTGGTTATGACTCAAAGAAGCAAAAGCCAGAATTGTATCAGATAGATTATTTGGGGATAAAAGTCGAACTACCCTACGCCGCACATGGTTACTCAGGATTTTACACTTTTTCACTACTAGACCATCATTATAGACCTGATATGACTACAGAGGAAGGTCTCAAACTGTTAAAGATGTgtattaaagaattggacaAGAGAATGCCTATAGATTTCAAGGGAGTCATGGTTAAAATAGTCGACAAGGACGGCATAAGGCAAGTAGAAGATATGTGAATGGAATGAAACAAGGATATATATAAAACGAAAATGCCagaaaaaacaataaaGAATAAAACAATGCATGCAGTAATGCTTTCTAGCTTCTTTCGCCATTATGTACAGCTGTATATGCCATTATAATTTTAACATGTTAAATGTGCTGTCATCATTCACGGGGCATCGCCAAGGCGCTGGACCAGATTAACACTAGTACAACACTGAAGGAAACGCAAGTATACACGTTATATTGATGTTTTAGCATCGGGAAGATCTTGTGAATGTCGGATATCGATGGtaaattgtttgaaattGTCGGTACAGATGATGAGCTGatcattaatttcatcagagATGTCAAGAGGAACTCTCAAAATATCCAAGATTTCGAGAccaaaattggtaaaatgGACGTTGGATTATCCAGCGAAGCCATTAGGGAAATCTACGATGTTTTAGCTGCCGGAGCTGGTGATAAGGATAATGTCAGGGAACAAGTGTCAAAGCTTTTGAAGACATCGGTGGGAATTGATGATCAAGTAGTAGTGAAATTTCTATTGGGAATCGTCGATAAAACAGATTCGGAAAACGAATTCTgtcaagaattggataaattggatTGTGGAATTCCACAATCTATAGCCAGTAAAATATACTGGGTTGCTAGAGGCGATGCTAAAGTCAAACTGGAGGAGGAAGCAGATAAAGGATTGGCGCTCCCGAATTTCAGGGCCAAATATGATGACCTGAGTGATCCTAGAGATCTTCTGCctaagaaaaaaaatccatttcTCAGCCATCGCGATCCAGGACCCATTCTAAACAAGATATACCCTGGTAGGATTAAGAATATCACGGCTTTTGGTTGCTTTGTACAAATTCATGGTACCcaggaaaaaaattctgaTGGATTAGTTCACATTTCAGAGATGACAAATCATAGGGTGAGGAGACCACAGGATTTGGTACAATTGGGACAAGAGGTATTCATCAAAGTTAttaaattacaaaaaaacGGGAACGTTTCTTTAAGCATGAAAAACATTGATCAGCTAACGGGGCAAGAGATAGCCGCCGATGAACCGATCAACGAAATgagaggaagaagagatcAAGTGCAAAATCAAAGCGGAGTGCAAAGAAGACCGCTTACTTCGCCAGAGAGATGGGAAATCAGACAACTTATTGCCAGTGGAGCCGCTTCGGCTGAAGACTATCCCGAATTGAATCAACCCAAGACAAATGCAGTAGTCAACACCCAAGAGCATAAACAGCAAGAGGAACAAGTTGATGTGGAATTGAATACTGAAGACGAACCAGCTTTTTTGAAGGGAGAAACTGAAAGAGGGCAACAAAAAGCTGAGGCGCCTATCAAAAATGTCAAGATCGCAAAGGGCTCAATGAATAGGGTGGCCACCAACGGttcaaatttaatgaaaacaCATAGAGAGGAGAAATCCAAATTAAAGAAGGAGATTGAAAGACGGATACGGCAAAAGCAAGCACTAGATGATCCAACTACAGATACAGCAACCCAAAGAAGGGAAgtagatcaattgaagcAGCAATTGGTGTTAACAGCATGGGAAAGAAGTAGGATGAAAGAAGACCTCACCTTTGGTAAGCAAAACACACTACCTCTAAGTGACCAAAGAAAGTCTCTTCCTGTATATGGGATGCGAGAGGAATTGATTCAAGCGGTGGAAGataatcaatttcttgttattGTTGGTGAAACTGGTTCAGGTAAGACAACTCAAATCACTCAGTTTTTGAATGAAGTGGGGTTTGGCGAACATGGTATAATCGGATGCACTCAACCAAGAAGAGTGGCTGCTGTATCTGTGGCCCAAAGGGTGGCAGAAGAAGTAGGGTGTAGAGTTGGTAATGAAGTCGGTTATACCATCAGATTTGAAGACAGAACTTCAGAAAATACCCGTATTAAGTACATGACTGATGGTATGTTACAAAGAGAAGCACTGTTGGATCCAAAGATGTCTCGTTATTCGGTAATCATGCTTGATGAAGCGCACGAAAGAACAGTGGCCACAGATGTTTTATTTGCACTTTTAAAGCAAGCAGCAGTCCAAAGACCAGATTTGAAGGTGATTGTGACTTCTGCTACACTTGATTCTGTCAAATTTTCTGAATATTTCCACAATTGTCCTGTAAAGCATATACCTGGTAAGACCTACCCTGTGGACGTAGTTTACTCTTCGGAACCTCAAATGGATTACCTAGAAGCAGCTCTTGATTGCGTGATGCAGATTCACGTTAACGAAGATCCTGGTGACATTCTAGTCTTTCTGACGGGTCAAGAGGAGATTGATTCATGTTGCGAAATCCTCTATCAAAGGGTAAAGATCCTGGGTAAGAGTATTGATGAACTGCTGATTTTACCTGTGTATTCAGCATTACCAAGTGAAATTCAAtccaaaatatttgaacCCACTCCGGCAGGATCCAGAAAAGTAGTATTCGCCACTAATATCGCTGAAACCTCAATTACTATCGACGGTATTCGCTTCGTGGTGGACCCAGGGTTTGCCAAGATAAATATTTTTAACTCTAGAACCGGTATGGAACAGCTGGTAGTATCGCCCATTTCTCAAGCACAAGCTaaccaaagaaaaggtAGAGCGGGACGTACAGGCCCAGGTAAATGTTATAGGCTTTACACGGAACTATCTTTCCGCAATGAGATGTTACCCAATGCAATCCCAGAAATTCAGCGTCAAAATCTATCTCATACTATCTTACTGTTAAAGGCCATGGGGATTAATGATCTCTTACACTTTGATTTTATGGATCCACCTCCAAGAAATTTGTTAATTGGAGCTTTGGAAGAACTTTTTAACTTAGAAgcattggaagaagatggatATTTAACCAAGCTAGGGTCAAGAATGTCGCAATTCCCGACAGAACCCACATTGTCAAGAGCGCTACTCAGCTCCGTAACTAACAACTGTTCTGAAGAGATTATAACCATAATTTCTATGCTTTCCATACCAGGAGTATTTTATCGACCACGAGATAAACAGCAAGATGCagataataaaaaaatcaGATTCCATCATCCTTATGGTGACCATTTGACACTATTAAACGTTTACCAACGGTGGCAATTAGCTAATTGCACGGAACAATTTTGCACGGCACACTATTTACAATACAGGCACTTGAGGCGTGCTCGGGACGTTAGAAACCAATTGACCACCATTTTCCGTAAATTACAACTGCCCATTGTTAGCTGTCGGGGTGACCACGATATCATTAGAAGAACTTTAGTATATGGATTTTTCATGAACGCCGCAAAAAGAGATTCACATGTCGGTTACAAGACCATCAGTGGAGAGATCCCAGTCGTTATCCACCCCTCTAGCTCTCTGCATGGTAGAGAGCACGAGTACGTCATCTACCACTCTTTACTGCTTACCACAAGGGAGTACATGTCTCAAGTGACAGCTATTGATCCAAGTTGGTTACTAGAAGCTGCTCCCcatttttacaaagtgGCTGatgaatcaaagaaaagagcCAAGATTACTCCTATGTTCCAAAGACATAATGCTAAAAGAATCCGGAGGTAGATCTTCCATTATTTTTCATCACTTCGTTTAAACGAGCGAGCGAGCGAATAAAGTT
It includes:
- the PRE1 gene encoding proteasome core particle subunit beta 4 (highly similar to uniprot|P22141 Saccharomyces cerevisiae YER012W PRE1 20S proteasome beta-type subunit localizes to the nucleus throughout the cell cycle) → MDIILGIRVQDSVILASSKAATRGISILKEQDDKTRELSPHNLMSFGGEAGDSVQFAEYIQANIQLYAIRENIELSPLAVSSFVRQELAKSIRSRKPYQVNVLIGGYDSKKQKPELYQIDYLGIKVELPYAAHGYSGFYTFSLLDHHYRPDMTTEEGLKLLKMCIKELDKRMPIDFKGVMVKIVDKDGIRQVEDM
- the PRP22 gene encoding DEAH-box ATP-dependent RNA helicase PRP22 (similar to uniprot|P24384 Saccharomyces cerevisiae YER013W PRP22 RNA-dependent ATPase/ATP-dependent RNA helicase in the DEAH-box family associates with the lariat intermediate before the second catalytic step of splicing), which produces MSDIDGKLFEIVGTDDELIINFIRDVKRNSQNIQDFETKIGKMDVGLSSEAIREIYDVLAAGAGDKDNVREQVSKLLKTSVGIDDQVVVKFLLGIVDKTDSENEFCQELDKLDCGIPQSIASKIYWVARGDAKVKLEEEADKGLALPNFRAKYDDLSDPRDLLPKKKNPFLSHRDPGPILNKIYPGRIKNITAFGCFVQIHGTQEKNSDGLVHISEMTNHRVRRPQDLVQLGQEVFIKVIKLQKNGNVSLSMKNIDQLTGQEIAADEPINEMRGRRDQVQNQSGVQRRPLTSPERWEIRQLIASGAASAEDYPELNQPKTNAVVNTQEHKQQEEQVDVELNTEDEPAFLKGETERGQQKAEAPIKNVKIAKGSMNRVATNGSNLMKTHREEKSKLKKEIERRIRQKQALDDPTTDTATQRREVDQLKQQLVLTAWERSRMKEDLTFGKQNTLPLSDQRKSLPVYGMREELIQAVEDNQFLVIVGETGSGKTTQITQFLNEVGFGEHGIIGCTQPRRVAAVSVAQRVAEEVGCRVGNEVGYTIRFEDRTSENTRIKYMTDGMLQREALLDPKMSRYSVIMLDEAHERTVATDVLFALLKQAAVQRPDLKVIVTSATLDSVKFSEYFHNCPVKHIPGKTYPVDVVYSSEPQMDYLEAALDCVMQIHVNEDPGDILVFLTGQEEIDSCCEILYQRVKILGKSIDELLILPVYSALPSEIQSKIFEPTPAGSRKVVFATNIAETSITIDGIRFVVDPGFAKINIFNSRTGMEQLVVSPISQAQANQRKGRAGRTGPGKCYRLYTELSFRNEMLPNAIPEIQRQNLSHTILLLKAMGINDLLHFDFMDPPPRNLLIGALEELFNLEALEEDGYLTKLGSRMSQFPTEPTLSRALLSSVTNNCSEEIITIISMLSIPGVFYRPRDKQQDADNKKIRFHHPYGDHLTLLNVYQRWQLANCTEQFCTAHYLQYRHLRRARDVRNQLTTIFRKLQLPIVSCRGDHDIIRRTLVYGFFMNAAKRDSHVGYKTISGEIPVVIHPSSSLHGREHEYVIYHSLLLTTREYMSQVTAIDPSWLLEAAPHFYKVADESKKRAKITPMFQRHNAKRIRR